Part of the Maridesulfovibrio bastinii DSM 16055 genome is shown below.
ATTTGGACTAAAGCTGCTATCACCCCGCATAATATATAGAAGATGAGAAACTTTAGGTGCCCGGTTGCGTCTTCAACATTATCAGCGAAAATCCACAGGGTCCAAATATTGAAAATAAGATGCAGCCATCCTCCATGTAGAAACATATAGCTAAATAATGGAAGAATGATCTGTCCCGGATATCCTGCTGCCGCGGCCCATTCAGGGAAAAAATATCTGGCCGGAACAACACCGAAAATATGGAAAAGAGCTGAGCGGATTTGTGTGGAGAGAGATATTTCAAAGAGGAAGACTATAATATTCAGGGCAATTATCAATCTTAGAACTATCGGCGTCAATTCTCCGGGAATATTGTCTTTAACGGGGATCATCTATCCTCAGCAGGGTTATTATTTATAGTTGTGAAATGAATTTATATTATCTGACAATAATTCCTTCTGATAAGTGCTGTAAAGCTTAATTGAAAATACGCTGGGAATATAAAAAAGGATCCCCGCCTGGGGGAGGCGGAGATCCTGCTACAGTTCTTCTATGGAGGTTCACTCTTCAACATGTTTCCGGGGCGGGGTTGTGGTGTAAGGAGAATCCTCTTTTTTAAAATAGGCTTTCACCTTAATTATTTATTATGTGTTCATTCTCTCTTTTTACCACTTAATCCATCGCCTCAGATCTATTTATAAAATAATGTCTCATGCCTGACAGTCAAGTCTACAGAAAATATTTATCGTATTTTAGTCATACTGCTGCGGGGCAAAAAATAATTTTATCTGTTCCTTGAAGTTTGTTCTTTTTTCTAAAATTATTTTATTTATTTCATTTACAGCTTTTCTGGTTTCTTCTGACAATTCGTCTATTCCGCTATAATTATTTATTATAACGTCACTGGATTGAAGTTTAGAATTCTGGTCCCATTGCCATGAATCCAGAGTTGCAAGCATTTGGGGTGAAATTTTTCTTTTTTTTCTGAGTTCACCGGTTCTCTTTTCTTCCGGGCAGTTAACCCCTACGATCAGATCAACATAACCTTTTTTGTGCCACCCGCCTTCAAGAAGTAGAGGTATTTCAGCCACAGCAAAATCGGACGTGGAGTTGGATTTAAAAAATTCATTCATTTCATGAAGCACAATGGGATGGACTATATCCATAATTTCTTTACGTAAAAGATCTTCACCACACATTGCTTCAAATAAAACTTTTTTATCGACAGCCCCTGTTTCAGGATTGATGTAAGTTGAGCCGAATCGTTGTTTGATTAATTCTGTTCCGTCTCCGTCTTCCTGATAAGATTTTGCAACGGATTCATCTGCGCTGAAAACAGGTACGCCCATATTTTTGAATATTCCTAGAACAGTGGACTTTCCACTTCCCGGCATGCCGATCAGACCTATTCTTAATGTTCTGGTGTTAAGAGCCTCAAGGACTTTTATAAAATCTTCAGGAGGTGCTGATGTAAAATGCATTGGTTCTTCTGTTTCAGGATGGGTAAAGCTGATATCGAAGGCATGCAGCATTTGACTTGTTGCCAGTTTACCAATTTCAGGCAGATTCTCCATCATAACGGAATGCTGCTGAGCACCATAAACAAGATCTCCTACAAGCGGATGGCCGATATGAGCCATGTGTACTCTTATCTGATGGGTTCTGCCTGTATAGATGCGGACTTTGACCAGAGAGGCTGAATTGTCGCTGGATGTCCATAGAACTTCATATTTACTGCGGGCTTCACGTCCGCCTTTAGCTGTAACAGCCATTCTTGTTTTTATTGAAGGGTGTCTCCCGATCGGGTCTTCAATTTCTCCGAAAGGTCTGTCCGGCTTTCCGTGAATTATTGCAAGATAGGTTTTAGAAACTTCCCGCGATGCAAAATCTTCTGCAAGGCGGATGCGGCTGTGTTCATGCCTTGCAACGACTATCAGCCCGGAGGTATCTTTATCCAGACGATGAACAATTCCGGGGCGCCATTCATGCATCTTTTTTATTTCTGGAAAATAAGAAATCATCCTGTGAACAAGTGTACCTGTCATGCAGCTTGGAGCAGGATGAGTGGTTAACCCTGCTTCTTTATTAATGACTACCAGATCATCATCTTTATAAACTATTTCAAGCGGGCCTTTTTCTGGAATGAGTTCGGCGTTAATGATTTCACCTTTGAAGGTTACAGTTTCGTCTCCATCAAGTTTAGTGTTCGGTTTTTTACAGGGAGCACCATTGATCTGGGCATTACCTTTTTTTATCCATTCTTTTACTTTTTCTCTGGAGATACCTTCATCTTCAAGTCTGGAGCTAAGAAATTTATCCAGTCTTACATTTCTGTCTTCAATGTCGGCCTGTAATTCCCATTCCGGAATATTCGTATTCTCTTTTTCATTATAATCTTCAGTCATTAACAGCTCCCGTATATTTATTATTGTATTTTAATTTTATTCTGGTTTATCATTATGTGAAGGTGTAAAAAAACAGCGTATATTTTTAATAATTAAATCTTTGCTTGACCATGGAGTTCATGGCATATAGAAACACGAAGTTTTGTCGTTTGAACACCTGTTATTTAACCTGTAAAACTTAGTTAAGGAGGCCATGGTGGCGGTAAATGTGGTAAACCATCCTTTGGTTAGACACAAGCTCGGTATACTTCGTCAAAACGGAATAAGCACAAGCCGTTTTCGTGATCTTGCAACAGAAATTTCAAGACTTCTCACATACGAAGCAACTAAAGATCTGGCAACCGAAAGATACACTATAGAGGGTTGGGCCGGAGAAGTCGAAGTTGACATGATCAAAGGTAAAAAAATTACGGTGGTACCGATTCTCAGAGCCGGCCTTGGAATGATGGACGGTGTTCTTGATATGGTTCCGGGTGCTAAAGTAAGCGTTGTAGGTTTCTACCGCAACGAAGAAACCCTGAAACCTGTTCAGTATTATGTTAAGCTTGCAAAAAATATTGAAGAACGCATCGCTATCATTCTTGACCCCATGCTTGCGACTGGCGGAACCCTGCTTGCAACAATCGAGCTTTTGAAAGAAGCCGGATGCAAAAATATCAAGGGACTTTTCCTTGTTGCAGCTCCTGAAGGCATTGAGAAAATAACTTCACTCCATCCCGATGTGGATATCTATACAGCATCTGTAGATGAAAAACTTAATGATGTAGGTTATATCCTTCCTGGTCTCGGTGATGCTGGCGATAAAATTTTTGGCACCAAATAAGGTGCCTTTTTTTTGTCCAACTTTTTAATGGGGGAAAAATGAGTATTTCCGATACCGAATATCAGTTTAGAGCCAAAGATTTTTTCATTGGTGCCCAGATGCTGTTTGTGGCTTTTGGTGCATTGGTTCTTGTGCCTCTGCTTACAGGATTGAATCCTAACGTAGCCCTTTTGACAGCCGGGCTTGGAACTTTATTGTTTCAGGTTGTTACGCGCGGCAGGGTCCCTATTTTTCTTGCTTCTTCTTTTGCCTTCATAGCTCCTATTATCTACGGTGTTCAGACTTGGGGAGTTCCTTCAACCATGTGCGGTTTGTTCGCCGCTGGCCTTTTTTATGTTGCTCTCAGCTTTTTTATTCGCTGGAAGGGCGTTGGAATTGTCAGAAAAATTCTTCCTCCTATAGTTACCGGACCGGTAATTATGGTTATCGGACTGATACTGGCTCCTAATGCTGTTAATATGGCCATGGGTAAAACAGGTGATGGCAGTGCGGTTCTGGTTGCTGAACACTCAGCTCTGATTATTTCCATGATTTCACTTGCAGTGACAGTTATTGTTTCACTTATGGGCAAGGGATGGCTTAAACTCATTCCCATTTTGTGCGGAATTGTAGCAGGATATATAGTTTCTCTTTTTATGGGACTTGTCAGTTTTACAAAAATAGCTGAAGCCGCATGGTTCTCGGTTCCTAATTTTACCTTCCCGCAATGGAACCTTGACGCTGTTCTTTTCATTGTCCCGGTTGCCATTGCCCCCGCAATCGAGCATTTCGGTGATATTCTAGCCATCAGTTCAGTTACAGGTAAGGACTACCTTAAAGATCCCGGCATTCAGAACACCATGCTCGGTGATGGTCTGGCAACCTCTTTGGCAGCTCTTCTGGGTGGACCTCCGAATACAACCTATTCGGAAGTTACCGGCGCAGTTGCATTGGTGAAGGCTTTTAATCCTGCCATTATGACCTGGGCTGCTATTGTTGCTATTCTTCTGGCTTTTGTCGGCAAAGTTGGTGTGTTCCTGCAGACTATTCCAGTTCCTGTAATGGGCGGAATCATGGTTCTTCTTTTTGGAGCTATTATGGTTGTAGGTATGAATACACTAGTCAGTGCCGGTGAAAATCTTATGGAGCCAAGAAATCTGGCCGTTGTAGCTTTGATTATTATTTTTGGTGTAGGCGGAATGGCTGTTCCCATCGGGTCTTTCCATCTTGGTGGAATAGGCCTTGCCGGTATGCTTGGGGTTATTTTAAACCTTGTCTTGCCAAAGAGCGAAGAATAGATAAAAAACACGAAAATATTTATATTTAATGGTATGGTAGTTGCCCGAAGACCTGAAATAAGGGTTTTCGGGCCATTTTATTTGAATGAGAGACTTTGTTACGGGGATTTATGGAAATGATTAATGTTCAGACCTCTATCAATAAAGAAGAGTCAGGCTTCAGAGATTTGAAGTTTGACCGGCTTGTTGATTCTGTAAAAGGGCGCAGAGTTGCTATGGCCGTCAGTGGCGGAGCAGACAGTCTGCTTTCTTTGGTCTTACTTAAAGAAAGCGGAGCTGAAGTTGTAGCTGTGCATGGCGTTTTCATCAGTTCGGAACATTCTGAAAAAGCTGTTTCAGGATTAAGCCGCAGATGCGCTGAACTGGATGTTGAATTTCATAGTCTTGATCTTGTCTCCGACTTCAACCAGATGGTGGTTGAACCCTTTGTAACGGATTATCTCATTGGCAAAACACCAAATCCCTGCGCTAGATGTAATCCGGCAATAAAATTCGGGAAAATTTTTGCTGCCTGTGAAAAATATGGGGCTTCCATGCTTGGCACAGGTCATTATGTGCGTATCGCTGAACATTCTGATTTTGGAAAGGTTCTTGTCCGCGGTGCTGACAGTGGAAAAGATCAGAGCTACTTTCTATCACTGGTCCCATCTGAAAAGCTTCATAAAGCTGTATTCCCGTTAGGAGGGATGAGTAAAAAAGCCGTGTATGAAGAATTGGAAAAACGTGAAATCGAGATTCCGCTTCCTTCCGAAAGTCAGGAAATATGTTTTGTTCCGGATGATGATTATCGCCTTTTTCTGCAAAATAAGGGAGTGCAGCTACCTGAAGGTGGAAAAATCATTTTAAGTGACGGCAGGCAGGTTGGCAGACATGAGGGGCTTTGGAGGTATACTCAGGGACAGAGAAAAGGGCTTGGAATTGCATGGAGTGAACCTTTGTATGTTCTTGATAAAGAAGTGAATGAGAACACACTTGTAGTAGGAACAAGAAACGAATTGGATTCGTACGGTTGTACCGCATCAGGGGCAAACATTCTGGTTGACCACGAGCTTTGGCCTGCAGAAGTATTATTACAGACAAGGTATAGACAAAAGGCTAAGCCGGCAAAAGTTGTTGTTGACGGTGAGTTTTTAAAATTTGAATTTTTGGAACCGCATACAAGGCCTACTCCCGGTCAGATTGCAGCCGTATATTCTAATGATGGTGCTGTTCTCGCTGGGGGAGTTATTGAAAAAGAGTCTTAGTGCAACCAGCTTGTAGTCCATGGTCTTGTCTCTTAATTTACTCTCATGAATCCTTAATTTTACACACTCATTGGAACTATCTCAATCTGTTCGTTATCTTGAGTGAGTTTGAATTTAGTAATCAAGTTGACCTTTTAAAATATGACAGCTATAGCTAAAACTCAGTTTTGTGTCGTTATATAATAAGTAATATGCTTGGTCTTTTTAGCTGTTAAATATAATTATAAGGTAGGATATATGCGTAAACCATCAGTTGGAGTAAGCCTGGAAGGGCTTCCTTACATTTTTCTAAGTGCTTTTACCACTCTGTGTTTTGCTATACTTGACTGTTGGTTCATGACCATTCTGCTTCTTGCTCTGACGGCTTTTGTAGCCCATTTTTTCAGAGATCCTGAAAGAGTTCAGCCCGAAGATGCCGATGCGGTTGTTTCCCCGGCTGACGGAAAAATTATAAAAGTCGAAATGATGAATGACCCGCTTACCGGTGAATCCCGTCAGGCTATCTGCATTTTTATGAATGTTTTTAATGTGCATGTTAATAGAATGCCTGTATCTGGTAAGATTGACAGAATCAGATATATCCCCGGAAAATATTTCAATGCGTCTTTTGATAAAGCCAGCACTGATAATGAACGCAATGTCGTTGAAATTATTGGCAAAGGAAACCAGAGATTTACCATGGTTCAGATTGCAGGTCTTATTGCCAGAAGAATTGTCTGCTGGGCTGAAAAGGGTGACCGCCTGAAAAGAGCTGACCGTTATGGTCTTATTAAGTTCGGTTCTCGGGTTGACCTTTATCTTCCGGAAGGCTATGAACCCACAGTTCATATCGGTGACAAAGTTATCGCCGGTGAAACTGCTATCGCAGAAAAGCGTTGATTTCTTGAAAACTATTTTGTAGTTCAAAGAACAGAACGATTTTTTTAGTTAAACAAATAATTCGAGATTAATGATGGCTAGGGAAAAGAAATTGCCGAAACATAAGGGCGTCTACATATTGCCCAACCTGCTTACCACAGCAAGCCTCTTTTGCGGCTTTCTGGGGATGACGTGGGCTGTTGAAGGCAAATTCGAAATGTGTGCTGTTGCAATTTTTGTCAGCGCCCTGTTCGACGGTTTGGATGGTAAGGTTGCGAGATTGACCGGCACCAGCAGTGAGTTTGGAATTCAACTTGACTCACTTGCTGATCTTGTTGCTTTCGGTGTCACTCCCGCATTTATGATATATCAGTGGAAATTGCATGAGTTCGGCAGACTTGGATTGTTAGCTGCATTTCTGCTCATAGCCTGTGGAGCATTGCGTCTTGCCCGCTTTAATGTTCAGACATCAATTACTCCCAAATCATTTTTTATAGGCCTGCCTATCCCTGCCGGTGGATGTACACTGGCTTCTCTCGTATTGTTTGAGCCTTTCATTTCCGGCCATGTGATTCATGGTGCAATTCCTGTCTTCAGTCTTATTCTGGTATACTGTCTGTCTTTTATGATGGTCAGTACCGTTCGCTACTATTCCTTCAAAGATATCGGAATGTTCAAAGCTCATCCTTTCAGCTCTATGGTTACCGCGATTGTTATTTTCGTGCTGGTTGCCTCTCAGCCTAAATTTTTAGGTTTCATTATTTTTGCGAGCTATCTCATTTCCGGTCCTATCTACACCGTATTCTTTCTTGCCCGCCGGAGCTCCAAGCTACTAGGCAAGTCCTCCAAAGAACTTATGTAATTTCGGCAGAAATCCCTGCCGGGGTTTCATGTCAGTTTTTTTGGAGGACGGTAATACTTCCGTTCCTGTCGTTTCACCACATTCTTTTTTTAATGACATAAACTGGGCTTAACGCTCAGTTGGAAAATATGGAGATATTATAATGTCTGACAAAGTCTATATTTTTGATACTACCCTGAGAGACGGAGAACAGTCACCCGGCGCAACAATGAACATCAGCGAAAAGATTAATATGGCCCGTCAGCTGGAGAAGCTGGGAGTTGATATTATTGAAGCCGGTTTTCCCGCTGCCAGTAATGGTGATTTTGAGGCTGTAAAAACTATTGCCCAGTCAGTGGATAACATTCAGGTTGCAGGACTCTCAAGAGCTGTTTTGTCTGATATTGACCGTGCATGGGAAGCTGTGCGTTATGCTAAAAATCCGAGGATTCATACTTTCATAGCTACTTCGGATATTCACATGAAGCATAAATTCAACAAGGAACCTGATGAAATTCTTGAAATGGCCCGCAAGGCTGTTCGTCATGCTGCTTCATTAACTCCGAATGTAGAATTTTCAGCTGAGGATGCCTCCCGTTCACGCTGGGATTTTCTGGTTAGTGTTGTTGAAGCTGTGATTGATGAAGGTGCAACAACTATCAATATTCCTGATACTGTCGGTTATGCCCAGCCTGGAGAATTCGGTGAGCTGATACGCTATCTGATAAAAAATGTTTCCAACAGCTCAAAAGCTATCTTCAGTGTCCATTGTCATAATGATTTGGGATTGGGAGTAGCAAATACTCTCGAAGCTATTAAAGCAGGAGCAAGACAGGCAGAAGTCACTCTTTGCGGAATAGGTGAAAGAGCCGGTAACGCAGCTTTGGAAGAAGTTGTGATGGCTTTGCATACCAGAAAGGATTATTATGATATTGATACATCTGTTCATACTGAGCAGTTGTTCCCGTCATGCCGAAGACTCTCAAGCACCATCGGTCAGCCGCTGTCTCCATATAAAGCCATAGTCGGCGCAAATGCTTTTGCCCATGAATCAGGAATTCATCAGGATGGCATGATTAAAAATCGTCAGACTTATGAAATCATGACTCCTGAATCCATTGGTAAAAAAGGAACTTCAATTGTTATCGGTAAACATTCCGGTCGTAATGCCCTTGGTACAAAATTGAAAGAGATGGGGTATGATCTGAATGACGAGCAGATCGCTGACGTATTTGATGCTGTAAAATCCTTAGCTGATAAAAAAGAAGATATTTACGATGAGGACGTTGAAGCATTGGTACTGGAAGTAGCTTATAGAATCCATGATCTTTTCAAAGTTAAGGATTTAAGTGTCTTTTCAGGAACTTCCGGAGTTCCGCCTCATGCTGCTGTTATTCTGCAGGATTTCCGAAACGATGAAAGTAATCCGGTTGAGATAAAGGATGTCGGTTTTGGTGAAGGGCCTATCAATGCGGTCTTTTCCACAATCAACAGTCTGGTTGGTATTGAACCGGAACTCGGTTTGTATTCGGTTAATGCTGTTACAGGCGGAGCAGATGCTCAAGGCGCAGTAACAGTTCATATTTCTGAAAATGGTTTGAAATCTATCGGCCGTGGTTCTGATGAAGACATTATTGTCGCCAGTGCCAAGGCCTACATCAACGCAATTAACAGGCTCGAACGTATTAAACAGGAGAAAAAGAATGCCTAAAACTTTAGCTGAAAAAATCCTTCAGGCGCATACTGATGAAGAAGTGCGCGAGCCGGGACAGATAGTTCGTTGTGAAGTTTCCATGGTTCTTGCTAACGACATTACAGCTCCACTGGCGATTAAATCATTCAACGCCATGGGTGCTGATAATGTTTTTAACAAAGACCGTGTGTCCCTTGTCTGTGACCATTTCACCCCCAATAAGGATATTGATTCCGCAGAACAGGTGAAGGTTGTACGTGAATTTGCTAAAGCCAAAGAGATTACCAACTATTATGAAGGCGGCGAAGTAGGCGTTGAACATGCACTTCTTCCTGAGCGTGGTCTTGTAGGTCCTTCCGATATTGTTGTCGGAGCAGACAGCCATACCTGTACCTATGGCGGACTCGGAGCTTTTGCTACCGGAATGGGATCAACTGATATCGCCGGAGCTATGGCTCTTGGCGAGACATGGTTTAAAATTCCACCTACCATTAAGGTAGAGCTTACCGGTACCCCTGAAAAATTTGTCGGAGCAAAAGATTATATCCTCAAATTGATCGGTGAAATCGGTGTTTCAGGTGCTTTATACAAAGCTCTTGAATTTTGTGGACCGGTTGTTGATGACCTGTCTGTTGAAGGCCGTATGACTATAGCCAATATGGCTATTGAAGCAGGCGGTAAAGTCGGTCTGTTCCCGGTTGATGCAAAAACTCTTGAATATTGTAAAGCTGCTGGCCGTACTGGTGACAGCGAGCTTACTGCTGACGAAGGTGCAACATACGAGCGCATTGTAAAAATTGATGTGACCGGTATGAAACCCCAGATTGCATGTCCTCATCTGCCTGAAAATGTAAAGCCTGTTGATGAAGTTAAGGATGTTGTAATCAATCAGTCTGTAATAGGATCATGTACAAACGGCAGAATTTCAGATCTGCGTGAAGCTGCTGCGGTTCTTAAAGGACATAAAGTTGATAAAAACGTTCGTCTGATCATTCTTCCTGC
Proteins encoded:
- a CDS encoding rhomboid family intramembrane serine protease — encoded protein: MIPVKDNIPGELTPIVLRLIIALNIIVFLFEISLSTQIRSALFHIFGVVPARYFFPEWAAAAGYPGQIILPLFSYMFLHGGWLHLIFNIWTLWIFADNVEDATGHLKFLIFYILCGVIAALVQIIFNSDSSVPVIGASGAIAGIMGGYLVLYPHAKILTLFPIIIIPYFINLPVGLFLAVWFVIQIFSGIFDSLSGASQGVAWGAHIGGFLAGALLINLFADKKNCKYCYIPENKRYEKKVS
- the coaE gene encoding dephospho-CoA kinase (Dephospho-CoA kinase (CoaE) performs the final step in coenzyme A biosynthesis.) → MTEDYNEKENTNIPEWELQADIEDRNVRLDKFLSSRLEDEGISREKVKEWIKKGNAQINGAPCKKPNTKLDGDETVTFKGEIINAELIPEKGPLEIVYKDDDLVVINKEAGLTTHPAPSCMTGTLVHRMISYFPEIKKMHEWRPGIVHRLDKDTSGLIVVARHEHSRIRLAEDFASREVSKTYLAIIHGKPDRPFGEIEDPIGRHPSIKTRMAVTAKGGREARSKYEVLWTSSDNSASLVKVRIYTGRTHQIRVHMAHIGHPLVGDLVYGAQQHSVMMENLPEIGKLATSQMLHAFDISFTHPETEEPMHFTSAPPEDFIKVLEALNTRTLRIGLIGMPGSGKSTVLGIFKNMGVPVFSADESVAKSYQEDGDGTELIKQRFGSTYINPETGAVDKKVLFEAMCGEDLLRKEIMDIVHPIVLHEMNEFFKSNSTSDFAVAEIPLLLEGGWHKKGYVDLIVGVNCPEEKRTGELRKKRKISPQMLATLDSWQWDQNSKLQSSDVIINNYSGIDELSEETRKAVNEINKIILEKRTNFKEQIKLFFAPQQYD
- the upp gene encoding uracil phosphoribosyltransferase, translated to MAVNVVNHPLVRHKLGILRQNGISTSRFRDLATEISRLLTYEATKDLATERYTIEGWAGEVEVDMIKGKKITVVPILRAGLGMMDGVLDMVPGAKVSVVGFYRNEETLKPVQYYVKLAKNIEERIAIILDPMLATGGTLLATIELLKEAGCKNIKGLFLVAAPEGIEKITSLHPDVDIYTASVDEKLNDVGYILPGLGDAGDKIFGTK
- a CDS encoding uracil-xanthine permease family protein; protein product: MSISDTEYQFRAKDFFIGAQMLFVAFGALVLVPLLTGLNPNVALLTAGLGTLLFQVVTRGRVPIFLASSFAFIAPIIYGVQTWGVPSTMCGLFAAGLFYVALSFFIRWKGVGIVRKILPPIVTGPVIMVIGLILAPNAVNMAMGKTGDGSAVLVAEHSALIISMISLAVTVIVSLMGKGWLKLIPILCGIVAGYIVSLFMGLVSFTKIAEAAWFSVPNFTFPQWNLDAVLFIVPVAIAPAIEHFGDILAISSVTGKDYLKDPGIQNTMLGDGLATSLAALLGGPPNTTYSEVTGAVALVKAFNPAIMTWAAIVAILLAFVGKVGVFLQTIPVPVMGGIMVLLFGAIMVVGMNTLVSAGENLMEPRNLAVVALIIIFGVGGMAVPIGSFHLGGIGLAGMLGVILNLVLPKSEE
- the mnmA gene encoding tRNA 2-thiouridine(34) synthase MnmA gives rise to the protein MAVSGGADSLLSLVLLKESGAEVVAVHGVFISSEHSEKAVSGLSRRCAELDVEFHSLDLVSDFNQMVVEPFVTDYLIGKTPNPCARCNPAIKFGKIFAACEKYGASMLGTGHYVRIAEHSDFGKVLVRGADSGKDQSYFLSLVPSEKLHKAVFPLGGMSKKAVYEELEKREIEIPLPSESQEICFVPDDDYRLFLQNKGVQLPEGGKIILSDGRQVGRHEGLWRYTQGQRKGLGIAWSEPLYVLDKEVNENTLVVGTRNELDSYGCTASGANILVDHELWPAEVLLQTRYRQKAKPAKVVVDGEFLKFEFLEPHTRPTPGQIAAVYSNDGAVLAGGVIEKES
- a CDS encoding phosphatidylserine decarboxylase family protein, giving the protein MRKPSVGVSLEGLPYIFLSAFTTLCFAILDCWFMTILLLALTAFVAHFFRDPERVQPEDADAVVSPADGKIIKVEMMNDPLTGESRQAICIFMNVFNVHVNRMPVSGKIDRIRYIPGKYFNASFDKASTDNERNVVEIIGKGNQRFTMVQIAGLIARRIVCWAEKGDRLKRADRYGLIKFGSRVDLYLPEGYEPTVHIGDKVIAGETAIAEKR
- the pssA gene encoding CDP-diacylglycerol--serine O-phosphatidyltransferase, which encodes MAREKKLPKHKGVYILPNLLTTASLFCGFLGMTWAVEGKFEMCAVAIFVSALFDGLDGKVARLTGTSSEFGIQLDSLADLVAFGVTPAFMIYQWKLHEFGRLGLLAAFLLIACGALRLARFNVQTSITPKSFFIGLPIPAGGCTLASLVLFEPFISGHVIHGAIPVFSLILVYCLSFMMVSTVRYYSFKDIGMFKAHPFSSMVTAIVIFVLVASQPKFLGFIIFASYLISGPIYTVFFLARRSSKLLGKSSKELM
- a CDS encoding 2-isopropylmalate synthase; protein product: MSDKVYIFDTTLRDGEQSPGATMNISEKINMARQLEKLGVDIIEAGFPAASNGDFEAVKTIAQSVDNIQVAGLSRAVLSDIDRAWEAVRYAKNPRIHTFIATSDIHMKHKFNKEPDEILEMARKAVRHAASLTPNVEFSAEDASRSRWDFLVSVVEAVIDEGATTINIPDTVGYAQPGEFGELIRYLIKNVSNSSKAIFSVHCHNDLGLGVANTLEAIKAGARQAEVTLCGIGERAGNAALEEVVMALHTRKDYYDIDTSVHTEQLFPSCRRLSSTIGQPLSPYKAIVGANAFAHESGIHQDGMIKNRQTYEIMTPESIGKKGTSIVIGKHSGRNALGTKLKEMGYDLNDEQIADVFDAVKSLADKKEDIYDEDVEALVLEVAYRIHDLFKVKDLSVFSGTSGVPPHAAVILQDFRNDESNPVEIKDVGFGEGPINAVFSTINSLVGIEPELGLYSVNAVTGGADAQGAVTVHISENGLKSIGRGSDEDIIVASAKAYINAINRLERIKQEKKNA
- the leuC gene encoding 3-isopropylmalate dehydratase large subunit → MPKTLAEKILQAHTDEEVREPGQIVRCEVSMVLANDITAPLAIKSFNAMGADNVFNKDRVSLVCDHFTPNKDIDSAEQVKVVREFAKAKEITNYYEGGEVGVEHALLPERGLVGPSDIVVGADSHTCTYGGLGAFATGMGSTDIAGAMALGETWFKIPPTIKVELTGTPEKFVGAKDYILKLIGEIGVSGALYKALEFCGPVVDDLSVEGRMTIANMAIEAGGKVGLFPVDAKTLEYCKAAGRTGDSELTADEGATYERIVKIDVTGMKPQIACPHLPENVKPVDEVKDVVINQSVIGSCTNGRISDLREAAAVLKGHKVDKNVRLIILPATPSIWKQALKEGLLEIFMDAGAIVGPATCGPCLGGHMGILAGGEKSISTTNRNFKGRMGSLESEVYLSGPAVAAASAIAGKIIDPSSI